The sequence gaaaaccatatgcaagtctttcttcttatttcgatagtgctccattaattgtctcattagatggatggcttccatagttgatcttcccggcataaagccaaactggttttccgagatcttcaccgtcctccttagcctttgttcaatcactcgctcccaaagtttcatagtgtgactcattaatttgattccccgatagttggcacaatcttggacatcgcctttgttcttatacaaagggattaaggtacttttcctccattctgccTACCAAAGATGGAATATTCCTATCCCAACGTAAATATGTGAATGATCTCTTACACAAAGCTGGCATGAATGACACCAAATCCACCTCCACCCCTCTATCTGCATCTACTCCCCTGCTACGAGATGGAGGGACCTTATTACCTTCTCCCACTGAATACCGCACTATGGTTGGCAGCCTTCAATACCTGAATTTGACAAGGCTAGACATTGCTTTTGCCACCAATAAACTCTCCCAATTTATGCAAAAACCTACAACCAAACACTGGTCTGCACTCAAACACTTGTTACGCTACCTCGGTGGCACAAGGTTCCATGGCATTATCATCTCCAAAACATCACCACTGGTCTTCCATGCGTTTTCTGATTCGGATCATGGAGGTGATAAGGACAATTATCTATCCACAACTGGGTATCTTTTCTATCTTGGTGGCACACCCATGTCGTGGAGTTCCCTTAAGCAGCAGTCGGTAGCAAAGTCTTCAATTGAAGCCGAGTATAAAGCACTTGCCGATACAGCTGCTAAATTGCTTTGGATACTCTCACTTTTTGATGAACTTGGTTATAAAATTCAACAACCTGTTATATAATGTCACCCCTTGGCGCCATAAGCCTTAGTGCAAATCCTGTTTTTTTTTACTCAAGAATGAAGCATATTGCACTCGCCTATCATTTCGTAAGGGAGCAAGTTCAACAAGGCACGTGTCTCCTATATCTCCACTGCTGATCAGTTGGCTGATGTCCTTACAAAACCACTACCACGCTCACGGTTCGATTATCTGCTTTCAAAGTTACAACTCCTTTACAAGTCGTTCAACTTGTGGGGGAATattagtaaataattaattgtaattaccTTATACTCAGTCAATATTTGGCTTAGTCATAACTGTTGAGAGATATTAGGGAAATCCTTCAATTATCTCCACAATCTGTTTAGTGGTTATCTGTATATATTTAAAGGGTTcttcatcattaacaaaattaaTCGCTTCCTGCACTTCTCTATAGTTAATAGTGTCAATTTCGTCAAGTCTGATCTATCAGAATATGGATCAATTATACAGGATTGTCATCTCCTCTTGAGTAGCATGCACGATTTTAAAGCGTCTTATGTGTTGAGACTAGCAAATAGGGGCTCATGTCGTTGCACGTCATGCCCTGTCTAATGCTAATGATTTTATTATCTTTCTACTCCGAATTGGTGGCAGGAAACTATTGTTCCCGATTCAAACTTTTGATTTATATAATTCtttcttaaaaaaacaaaagatagcaaaatagataaaattgaaataaaatcaACCAAAGTCGGCCTATTAAATTCATaatcttaaattttttatatatgagataatatatgattttctgATATACATAAAATATACTATTTGATAATTAGATAAATATTTGTTATATGTACAAATATGGTTTGTCTTCCAAATTTAGCTGAAACAGAATAGTGGAATATGTAGCGAAAGAGCCAAACGTTTCTTTGGCAGTATAGTCCCCAACTACCACCTAAAGGAATATATGACATCAATTTCATAACTGTGTCAATTATTCCTATTATTTTCAGGAAAATTGggttacttaaaaaaaaaaatattcatattAAACTTTGTTGGCAGTAtgtttatggattaatttaactCTCTTCCTTTTGAAATTCTTTCTTATCTGTAtctattcataaaaaaaaatatttatattcgaGTTTAGCAAGAGCGAAAGCGATTTACCTCGATAACTCATGATCAATGCAACATAAATTTTATAATCTATGTGATGTCAATAGAATAACTACAGGTCTGTTTATCTCGAAAGATTTCAATAATggtcctgtttgggaattagctgttagctgattacattatctgatttgactagctgtttgtgtagacctgtttggtaaaaattagctgattgataatagcggtttgtgcaaaaagacgaataagggcattaattttggcgcaggagaagatgaagtctatctattagggttaaagaagtccattaattttaatattgcaaaacgctaattgaaaaagcttcttttaagagctttttctaaattagcgttttcatcccaaaactctctcccaaacctctctccaccaaacactccaatcagcggtttcagtggtcaaacctctaaagttggttaaaaccgctctttttatcccaaaacgctctttaccaaacagggccaataaAATTTGAATTGCAATTGTTTTTCTACGGATTTaaatttgtgaaaaatattaatatttcatttaatttgtgatttattttcatgttttagCCCTTCGGTAAATGTATGTAATGAAATCgtgaaatattaaattaatattgTTTGAGAGCTTTTTGAGAGTAAATGAAATTTTATGGAAGTTaacattttactttttttttttttttttgaatcataaCATTTTACTTTTATTAGCTCTAAACTCTAACCTTCAAATTTAGGATTAATGAGAATAACTATAACATTTTAATGagatttcataaaaaaataaaaataaaactttttaATGGTAGTTAACCTTTTAACTCTTATTTACATTCCATAAACTCTTAAATAATATTAACTTTTAACATTCATTATCCATTTAATTCTCACATACAGTAACCTCCCAACTTCCAAACAAAATTTTAACTTTACCTTTTATGATTTTGACAATTTTGCCATTGTCATATAGTTTTACCAAAACTTCGCATTCTCTCATTCAGAAACTTTCAACTCTCAAATTTCTCTCCAAAATCACTTTTTGGAACGAGAGTCATGTCGGGAATGAGGCACGGTAAAGGAAGAAGATTGATTCATAGCAAGGTACGCTTTTTTTACAAATTTCGTTCAAAAACACTAGGAGACGAAACTCAAATTCCGCCTGCCCGAAAGGCAGACGGTTCGAGATTCCGCCTGCCAAAGGGCATGCGTTTTTTTCTGATCGCTCCTCTTAACGGGGCGAAATTgtaaatttcttcaatattagAGGGGCTGAAATTGGAAAAACGCCTATACCGAGTTACTGAAACGTCCGATTGTTGTTTTTACattaaatttgtatttatttttcattaattaacGTAAATTAGTGTGTACATATGGAATATATTAGTGTGAAGTTATTTGACGTAAGTAGCGAAATTGATAGTAAATAACGGAAATGCTTAGGGTTTAGGAACGGATTTCAATTAGAGTAAATAACAACTGACGTTATTCGATTGGTTTGTCATTTTTTAGAGTTTTGAGATAGACAGGAGTTCCAAACATTGGATACAAGTCATCCCAAACAAGCATCCAATGTGCAACGGTACAAGATGTACCATCCCACCTAATATGATGGACTGCTGAATCAATCACGTCAAAGTAAATTGGCTCGTATAGTGTACGGTTAACAAGAATTTCATTTGCAATGCACACTTTTACTAACCGCCAACTATTTTGATCGCCAAATACACGATATGCCACAACACGGAACCCGCAATTACCATCACCTACCACGTCGAGATAGCCTTCAACAAACGGCTTAATTATTCCCGGAATTTTATCGGCATGGTAGTAATCTGAAATATCAGATCTAGAGATGATTATGAGAAGGTATTTAGTGTAATATTTAGGAACTAATACACAAAATTTAGTAGGTTTTTGAAGGGAACAATTTGATTAATCTAATATGCAATTGACCTCTAGAAATTCTTATCACtagttatttgtttttttcCCTCAAAGCCACTAGTACATGTTACTAACCGTTCGGGGATCCGTATGGTTCAGGAGTAGTAACCCCATCCCCATCCAAATTTAGCCTTCGGGATAAAATTTCCCATGCCCTTAAATAATTCGGCGATTCTCCGCTTCCATCGGTTTGGATCTCTGCCTCGTTGCTACCCTTAGTCTTCCCTCTTTTAAAAGTAGAAGAAAAACGACAATGTTGAGTTTTCTTTGGGATAGAGTGTGGAGTATGCTTAATGTATGGTATAATAAAATTCCAAGCTGAAAAAAAGGttcttattaaagctattattCAAGGTATCCTATCTTACGTAtgagtgtttttctttttccagtATTTTTTAATAAAGAGCTTCAGAGGATTATGAATTCCTTCTGGTGGGATCCTATGCCTAATGGGCATCACTAAATCCATTAGGCCTCATGGGAAAGGTTTTGTGATCGGAAGGAAAATGGTGTTCTTGGCTTTCAACATCTATAGTCTTTCAATTTGGCTATGTTGGGTAATCACATTTGTAATCTCATTTATAACCCTAATGCCCTTTCAATAGGCTTCTCAAACCTAAATATTTTCCTTAAAGGAGTGCCTTAACGACTCATTTGGGAGCGAAATTTGGAGCGACATTTGGAATGCAATTTCTCATCTCAATCAAGGTTATCGTTGCAGAATTGGGGATGGTTCTTTAGTTCGTATATAGGATGGTCATTGGATTCCCCGTGATCACTTTTATATCATGTATAATACTTTTTTGCATTTGGTTTAAGATCTTTGGAATCCGGGAACTACCTGGTAGGATTCAGAGCTTATAGTTTACACCTTCTCGATTGTGGATGTTAAGGTTATCCTTAAGTTACATGGGGTCTACTAATCTTTTGGACTCCTTTTGTTATAATTTTGATTACAAAGGTAGTATAGTTGTCTAGTCAGGGTTATCATGTGATTGCAAATAATATTCTTTTCGATTCTCCTCCAGATGACATGTCGGTTGAGTGGGAAAAAATATAGAATCTCATATTCCCCCTCGAGTGAAGCATCTTTTTATGGAAAGTATATGTTTGGTGTTTACCATTATGGGAATGCCTCTACCTAAAACGGTCAAATGTCCCAAATTCTTGTGCCTTCTTTGATGATAGGTTTTGTGGATTACTAATTTGATATGGATTGTTGGAATGCATCAATTTTTACTATTGTTAATCCCCACTATGGATTCTTTCATGGATTGGTTCTATTTTATTTTGCAATATCCAGACCCAGTGATCATCAAGAAAGCCTACATGATTATTTGGGTCATTTGGTGCCATTGTAACGTTGTTGCTTGGAATAATAATCTCACCAGTGCCCAAATCAGTGTCTCTCTCTCTTGATTTTCTGGCATGATTTTTGAATGACGCATCATTgtcctcctcatcatcaggaCGCCAACAATTCTTTTTCAGATGTTTGTTGATCTCATTCCTCTCACAACATGTTGAAATTAAATGTTGACAGGTCCATTTTTAGTAACATTGGTGTTGTTGGTTATGGTGTGATTTTGAGAAATCACAAAGGCGAGGTTAAGGGGTTCTTTTCGAAGATCATTCTTGGGTTCCTTAATGTTATAATGGCCCTCTATTGggttaaaaaatttaacatCCAGAATGTCATCCTCAATATAGATATTAAGTTGATGATTGATGCTCTTCATTGTGCTTCAGATATCTTCTCCAATTTTGACAGTTAGATTGTGTGATGATATTAGCTTTAAATTTGTCTGACATCAAGCAAAATAGGTTGTTCGTAGCATTGCTACGCCATCCTGATTCCATTGTAGTTACTCTTTTTAGCTACGTGGGTTTTTTTTGTGTTCTGTTACACAGTGACGTAAACACTTTCTcgttaatgaattatttctcttTATCGATCATAATAAAGCACTcaattgttcttttttttttttattaaaagtcAAATTCTTATTTTAACATGTTTCCATATGATGATTATAAGTAACTACTTTTTATTCAACCTAAGATTAAAAAGCAAATTAAGGGTACTTTTGTTGAGTTGCAGTTAAAATTGCGAAATAGTACCGAGGCCAGCAGCCAGCCGACGTGGaaaaccaaataaaaataacacatcAATCGGAGCAGAGCAGTCTTTCACGCCTCTCTCTCTTTCCCCGAGGACTTCCCTTCTCCAACTCAGACAGCATCCAACTAtcaaattattattatcattttccATTTCTTTTATTATTCCCTGCTTCTACTTCATACTCTTTTCACATTTGCCCTCCAATTTATCTCACCAACCAACAATCAATCTATCGAATTCGTAATCCTTTCGATCGGTTTTCCTTTTTCAAGCTAAGCTCAGGTTGATGATAAtacttcttcttttccttttcgtTTTTTCAAGATTTTTCTGACGATGTTTCTATGGATGTATGTATGTATTTACATGCATTCAATTGTTGTCCCTTCTTTAATGCAATGGTTTGAAtgaattgtgatttttttttttttttttttttttttttttttttttgcggatTGATTAAAGTGTTTAATCGTTTTTCATCAATGGAATCTtgaaatttatcttttaatgATACCTTTGAGTCTTTAGAATTGACGCCGTTGGTATAATTCCTCTTTTTGttggttttcttttatatattcttTCGCAATTATTCTTCGCACACCCTGTTCCTTTCTAAAGTTGAAATAGTATAAAGGAAATGCAAATTGGGAGTCTGTAGTGTCTTTTTTCTTTGAATTATTGAGGATTCTGTGATAGTTACGGTTCAAGTAACTGGATCATGTTTTTGTTCTaaaactttatatatttttttggtgaATTTCAGGGCTCTGTGTGTTATTAGAATCTGAGTGGTGAAAGACTCCGATTTGATTGAGAAAAGAAGCGTTTGAATTTTTTACAAAAATGAGAAGAGGTGTTCGATCGGCATACAGAGTTATATCAGCTTTTCAACATCGAGAATGCAATTACTCTGTTGGTTTGATGAAAAGGCAACAAAAGCATTTGATAGATACCAATTCTAGTACTTCGCTTTATAGACACGTCAATCCTGCAGATACTGATAGATTTTCGTGCCCCAAATTTATAATCTCAAGAACTCTGTCGACATCTGCTGCTGAACATTCTAATGGAGGTAgcattccttttttttttttttgaggggTAGGGGTGGGTATTGAACGCTATAGGGGAAGAACAACTTGAAAATTGTTTCTGATTGCTGCCTGTATTGATGTTTTATTGGTTCAATTTGCAGATTTGAGCAAGGCAGGACCACTTGTAGAGTATGAGAGAAGAATTGCTGCCGGAGACCTAGTGGATGGTGATAATTGCCAGGTATGATTACTCTATGCATTACCCCTTACCCATATTCCTTTTCATAGTCGTAGTTGCATCGAAGGACTTTTTCCACATTCTGAAAGTTGACCATCTTTGAGAATCTTCATTTAGTTATATGTGGATAAATTTTCATGGCGATCGATTGTGTACTGTGGAGTGGTAACATAGATGTTTATATTCAGCTCCACACTTATACGAATTAGTATATCTATTCTGTTGTGGCTCATATTGTAACTTAAAGTCAATGAGATCATGATTATTCAGAAGCTGTCATATAAGGGGTTGTGCATGCTAAAGTTTTCAGTGCAATTATCTTGCCTTGCTGAAGGGTATGCCGACCATGATTTCTGCAGTTGGGCACCTTAAGAGAGCTCCAAAGACTTTATGATGAGATTGTTGAATCAGCTGATGCCTGCAAGTTGGATCGATATGCTGCTTCAGACAAATCTGGAAGGTATTTATTCCTTGTTGTTCACAAGTTCTGATTTCCATTTTCTATTACCTGCATGGCAGATGAAGTTCTTATTTGTATAATTAATCACTTTTCACATGTCATTTTGCCTCTAATTTGCCTCAATTATACTTAATCTTCAGGAGTAGGTGGTTATGGTCACGTTTCATGCCACAGGCCTCATATGCACCTGTTAAAGGACTTTATCTTTATGGGGGAGTTGGAACTGGGAAGACTATGTTGATGGACTTATTCTTTGATCAATTGTAAGCTTTAACCTATTGCAGTTAAAACAATTACATTGTAGTACCCTGGTATTTTTGTAAGAAGCTCAGCGAAAGCAAAAGAGAAGCATGGTGTGCAAGGATTGAATAACTTCACTGTTGCTTCTGCTTTTATCGTTTGTTATCTCATTCATCAGGCCTTACAACTGGAGGAAAAAGAGGATCCACTTTCACGACTTCATGTTGAATGTCCACAGCCGCTTGCAAGTAAGAAGCAgcttcttttcttttaattggAATTCCTTATTTTTTACACTGAAATTACTGAATGATTACAGAGGCACAGAGGTGTGGCAGATCCACTTGAAGTTGTAGCTGGAGAAATATCCGATGAGGCTATTTTATTATGTCTAGACGAATTCATGGTAGAAGCACTGGATCCTAATGCATGCTGATAAGACATTTCAGTTTAAATTTCTGGCAATATGATTATTTTTCTCTGACTTCCTTTTGTAGGTGAATGATGTTGCTGATGCATTGATACTAAACCGTCTATTTAGACAACTTTTCAGCAATGGCATTGTAAGTCTATTTTGTATGCTCTACAATATGGTTGGAGTTAGATGGAAATATCTGGTACTCAGATCTGACATGCTTACGCTTGATGGAGGCAAGTGTAGATTCTTGTTGCTACCTCAAATCGTGCGCCAGATAATCTGTATGAACGTGGATTGCAGAGGGATCTTTTTCTTCCCTTCATTGCGACTTTAAAGGTATGCATATATACATAGGTGATGCTGTTCTAAGTGTTCGCACGCTTCTTATTATATTATAGACATATGTTATATCTTAATTGTTTGGATATTTGTAGGAAAGATGTGTGGTTCATGAAATTGGTTCGTCAGTGGATTATCGAAAATTGACTTCGGTAAAGTTTTGATAATAAGTTAGATTGCTTAAAAGTTTACTTCTGCAGTTTGTGTAGCTCTTGATTTCTTACGTGTGTTATAATCTACATCACATAAGTGAATACTCTTACATGTAGGCTGAGCAAGGTTTCTACTTTATCGGTAAAGATTTATCTGACCTACTTCGTCAAAAGTTTCAAGAATTGATTGGGGAGGAAACAGCTGGTCCTCAAGAGGTGGAAGTAGTAATGGGAAGAAAATTGCAGGTATGTACCGTTCTAAATTCTGATAAATAGTATAAAGCATAGCCTACTAATTCAATTTCTAATTGTTTCTTAATGTTGTCAGGTTCCACTGGGTGCAAATGGATGTGCATATTTTCCTTTTGAGGAACTTTGTGACAAACCTCTTGGTGCTGCAGATTATTTCGGATTATGTAGTGAGTCATATTCAGCTGTTTTAATTTTTACGTGCACATTCTGCATGCCGGCAATTGTTAATTGGGTCTCTACTTCAATTGGGTTGAGTTTGACATTAAAGATTGGAAATGCAGAGTGGAATTGTTTGAATGTAGAAACAGTTGCCTTTcttaataatttcaaaataaataattctGTATTATTTTCTTGAACAAACATATTGATTTGTTTCCTATTGCAGTACACTAACACACTCAAAAGTCAGTGTATGATTTGAAATCCCCTTTGAAGATTCTGAATTTTGAAATGGAAATTGTGCAAATTGTTGGGAGGGGAGGGGTGAAAAAATATCTAAAGTATTTCCTCGTACATATCTTAAAAATGTTATACATTTCTTCTTGGATGAATCCTCACAGAGTTTTTTTCCCCCTATTGACAGAGAATTTTCATACCTTGGCATTGGAAGGTGTCCCAGTCTTTGGACTTAACAATAGGACAGCAGCTTATCGGTTTGTTACTTTAGTTGATGTATGTCCTCCCTTTCCTGATTGGTTGATTGCCTTGAATCAATAATTTTCCATGTACTATTTTGGGCCTAATTAAACATCTAATCTATGTGGTCAATGGTCATCTTCCTCAAGCTAGTTAATTTGTTCTCAATTTACCATGATTCAGTTTAAAATTACCATTATTATTGTTTAAACAGAGAGGGATTCAAATAgttatttccttttattttatttccacTTTCCATGATTCAGTTTGATCTCATTTAACTATGTGAGTTTATCCTATGTAGGTGTTCCTATTTAGATTATGTTTTTATTTGCTTTTCTGGGTTGAGTTCATGCTTTTAACTGAACAATTAGATGGTCTTGTTATTTTTCCATTGATATGGCATCCTTTGGGTTACTTTCTGCGGGCAAAgttgtttttaaaaataaattgaagGAAGCAAATTGGAGCAAAAAGAGCAGTTTCatcaattttttgtgatctaCTGCAATACGCTTGTCTATGTGCTAAAAGTTTGGCTAAGCCTCTCTCTCTCACACACAGTTGTTTCTGATGTTTCTAGGATTGTTACAGTTAGCAAATTACTGTTGTAGACGATGTTTGTCAACCCTAAATCTGTAGATGAATCTTCGGCAACAAGTTTAACTGTCATATGCCTGACCTTTCTCTACGTATTTGGCAAAAGGCCTTCTTTCCTTCAGCTGCAAACCCGAACACCAATTTCCTGATAAACTGTTGTTAATGGTTAATAAAAAACAATATGTATATGCTCGTTTCATCTATATAAAAACAATGGCGCCTAAAATTAGATAGAGTAATTAGTCTATAGAAATCATTTTACCTTGAGTTGGCTATAGAAGTTACAAAGTGCTGAAGTATAAACTCCTAATGTTTTTTGATAGTGTTTATAGTCACACATAAGCACACTCTTATACAGGGATGAGAGGTTTTTTCATGGAAAACAGAACTCTGTAGAGAACTGAAGAAATGCTGTTTGTAGATTATATTCTGAAGTTATTTTAGCAATTGAAGAGTTATAACCTGACATTTGAACTGAAAGCACATTGTATGAGCTTGGTTGTTGAACATCTCACAACGGATGCATGATTATTAATAATGGGGATCTCTTGCATTTGTTTCCCTAAAAGGAATTGTTATCATTGGTACAGGTGATGTATGAAAACAGGGCCAGACTAATGTGTACAGCAGAGGAAAGTCCTGTAGAACTATTCAGAAGGGTAGTTACAATTTCGGATGCACAGCAAACTGCACCAAGAACCTCtgcaagatcaaggagaaatgaTGAAGCAGACATTTGCGTAGATAATGAACTTGGGTTCGCAAAAGAACGCACCATAAGTAGGTAAGTACAGATATTTCAGCAGCATCTAATTTCTGTAATGCACATTATAGCCACCTACATGGTTCTAATCAAGGAATCCTGAGTTTTAAAATCTGTTCTTTATATGGTCATTCGCATGCCTAGTGATTTAGGTGTTTCTGGGGTTATGGAGTTAAACATCTTGAGAAGCAGAGAAACAATGGTCAAACAACTGCTGTTTATCTAAAAAAACTATCAAATATAGTTTCGGTTAGTTAAACTTTCAAGACCATAATTGAATTAATTTGCTGCAATTGGGGGGGAAAAGGGCCTGGATGATAAGTGCTTTTTCAATTGACTCAAATGGTAGGCTCGGATTGAATAGCTATAAAAATAGAACAAAATTTGAATCTGTAAAACATAAAGTCAAGAAAGTTATTGAAGATTTGAATGGGATTAAATTTTCATATCGAATTATACGGGACTCAAGACTTTCAATCTTTATTTGCAGAAGGTTCCTAAGAGATGAATATATTTGATGAATTCATTTGTTTATGTAAATGCAGATTAACAGAGATGAACAGCAAAGAATACTTAGAGCAGCACGCGGCCAGGTTAGCAGAGAAGCACGAAGATGTGATGGTTGCCAGATAAAAAAAGGATTCCATTATTTGAATATGATTATCCAATCCTAATAAAGCAAGCTTCATCAGTGGTTGGTATAATGAAATAAGGGTATGGCTAACAAAGTTCTAACATGATTATGGTTTTGTGACCATTTTAGGTAGAGGTTATACTTAAAATTGAACTTAGTGTAAGTTATCAGCTGTAAAATAATGCCTGGTAGAATGTTGTTtgtaacatttaattaagtacATGTATCCTGGTTAGTGGAGTTGATTTTATGAAATCTCGCTTCTCGTTATTACAGTGTACCGTGGGCTATATGCTTTCCTGTTCGCTTGAAATATTTCTTCTTTTGTGGATAAGAATTAGTATTTCATGAACATTTCTTCTTTTTTGGGACATCTGTAACAACAATCTGTATGTACTCCGATACTAAAATACGCATTTTATCAATCAGATCATCATTAAATTGTTCAGAAATTGATGAAAATGCATATCCTTTATAGTAAAATTCATTTTGAAGTGTCATTGTGCTTAACTTTTTTCTCAAATGATAAGAAAAAGGCATTAATACATAAACACTCGTTACTACAATATTTTAAATCAATTTTACATGGCTTATCTACTTCTACCTGAGTGTTGAGACAGGTTAAAATATCATTACACTAATTTCAAACACTATCCCCTCAAATGAAAATTATTGAATTTCGTTAAAagttaattaaattcatctacAACGATCCAAAGTCTTCTGAAAAATAAAACTTACAGAAAAAATGAACTCAAATCGCTATAATCAAACTGATCCTCAAATCTAATTCTAAAGCAAATATTTTAGccttttcaatttcaattgtCAATTAACATTCTCCAGCAAAATTTAGTTACAGTTCAATTTCGAATTCAAACATTCATTTCGATCCTATAAGTATTTATTTCAATTCCAGCATTGTCCTACTTTAATTGAGCCATTTCATCAcgatattaattattaattatgaatttgattatttcattttttttagtttttacaaTCGCTTCGTTCGACAATCAGGTTAAAGCACAtttactttttataatttttcatataaaattacttttttaaCATTTTCTAAATGACaacaaaaataatgtcatttttcaaaaataaaaaagataaaaaataaataaaaccaaagagaaattacaatcattaatttaatttgagatGCTCAAAGCCACCAAATTAAgagattgttttttttttaatgaaaataacaacaaaatatAAAGCAatacttttacacaataataacGATAAATTAGCAAATGGAAAAACAAAAAGTATATATTATTACAAATTGGAAAAAAACCTGAAGTTGTTGAAACCCCGTTATTCTTGAAGTCGGAACCTTCTTCTTATACAGTCTCCGTCCCT comes from Euphorbia lathyris chromosome 8, ddEupLath1.1, whole genome shotgun sequence and encodes:
- the LOC136202837 gene encoding uncharacterized protein translates to MRRGVRSAYRVISAFQHRECNYSVGLMKRQQKHLIDTNSSTSLYRHVNPADTDRFSCPKFIISRTLSTSAAEHSNGDLSKAGPLVEYERRIAAGDLVDGDNCQLGTLRELQRLYDEIVESADACKLDRYAASDKSGRSRWLWSRFMPQASYAPVKGLYLYGGVGTGKTMLMDLFFDQLPYNWRKKRIHFHDFMLNVHSRLQRHRGVADPLEVVAGEISDEAILLCLDEFMVNDVADALILNRLFRQLFSNGIILVATSNRAPDNLYERGLQRDLFLPFIATLKERCVVHEIGSSVDYRKLTSAEQGFYFIGKDLSDLLRQKFQELIGEETAGPQEVEVVMGRKLQVPLGANGCAYFPFEELCDKPLGAADYFGLCKNFHTLALEGVPVFGLNNRTAAYRFVTLVDVMYENRARLMCTAEESPVELFRRVVTISDAQQTAPRTSARSRRNDEADICVDNELGFAKERTISRLTEMNSKEYLEQHAARLAEKHEDVMVAR